GACTCCTGGGCCTCGCCAGAAACCACTTCGGACTGTGGATCCCCGTCGGTGGAGGCCAGCTCGGAGACTGCGCCGCAGGCAGTGCCGAAGGTCAGGGTGGTGAGGGCGAGGACTGCGACTTTGGAGGGGGTCGCTCGTGTCATGGTCATGCGCCAAAGGTGCATTCATTGCATGGCAGATTCCATGAATTCCCAACAACCGTAAGGGATTCGTTGTACTGCACGCCTACGTGAGAAGACCGACTCCGAATATCTTCGGCACATGGCACCGCAGCTGATTCCGCAGGACCCACGCTTCACGACCGAGTCCGAGCAGGTGGTGTGGGAGCGGCTGCGTGACTCCCTTCGCCCCGAGGACACGCTCATCGCGAACCTGCGGCTGACCGACAGCCGCAAGGACCACGAGGCAGACCTCGTCCTCGTCCTGCCCGACGCGGGCGTCGTGGTCGTGGAGGTCAAGGGCGGCAAAGTGCGCATCGAGGACGGAGCGTGGAGCACCGTGCGTCGCGGCAAGCGGGTGCCGATTCACCCGGTCGACCAGGCGCGTGAGTCCCGATACGCCATCCGGCAGTACGTCGAGTCCGACCGGCGGTGGGCCGACTCGTCCCGGACCCGGGTTCGCTTCGCGCACGCGGTCGTCACCCCCTTCGTCGGTCTTGGTCAGGACTTCGACCTCCCCGACTGCCCCCGATGGATGATCCACGACAAGCACGACATGCCGGACCTCGCTCGCCGGCTGGCCGACATCCCCATCGGACTGGAGAACAACCGTCGCATCCCGACCGACGACGACTGCGCGGTCATCGTCGACATCCTCACCGCCCGCGGCACCGACGCCGTCCCGTCCGTCGCCGATGAGGCCGACGAGCGCCAGCACCGCGCCGACCGCCTCACCGAGGAGCAGAGCCAGATCCTGCGCGTCACCCGTCTGCTGCGTCGCGTCGAGATCCGCGGCGGGGCCGGCAGCGGCAAGACCGTCCTCGCCCTCACCCAGGCCCGCCAGCTGGCTGCCGGGCGCGACGGACGTCCCGCCGAGCGCGTCGCGCTGCTGTGCTACTCGATCGGCCTGGCCACCCACTTCACGCGCGAGGTCGCGACCTGGCCACACCGCCAGCGCCCCTCGTTCGTCGGGACCTTCGAGGACCTCGCCAACCTCTGGGGGGTGCCCTCCGGTTCCCGCGACGACCCGGACTACTGGGAGGAGACCCTGCCGGCCCTGATGGCCGAGCGCGCGGCCGAGCTGGCGCCGGGGGAGCGCTACGACTCCTTCGTCGTCGACGAGGCGCAGGACTTCGCCGAGTCGTGGTGGCGCCCGCTCATCGCTGCGCTCACCGACGAGAGCGACGGGGGCCTGTTCATCTACTCCGACGAGAACCAGCGCCTGTTCAACCGATTCGGCCGGCCCCCGGTCCCGCTCGTGCCCCTCGTCCTGGACCACAACCTGCGCAACACCAAGCAGATCGCGGAGGTCTTCAAACCGCTGGCGCCACTACGGATGCGGCTCGAGGGCGGCGACGGCCCGGACGTCACCTTCGTCCCCACCAGCGCCGATGACGCGGTCGGCACAGCCGACGACCAGGTCGACCTGCTCATCGACGAGGGGTGGGAGCCCGGGCACATCGCGCTGCTGACCACCGGCCACCGCCACCCCGTGCAGGTCGAGCGCCAGGAGGAGCTCGGGCAGGACGGGTACTGGCGCACCTTCTGGGAGGACGAGGACGTCTTCTTCGGCCACGTGCTGGGGGCGAAGGGGATGGAGCGTCGCGTCGTCGTGCTGTCCGTCAACGAGGACGGCACCCGGGAGCGCTTCCGTGAGCGACTCTACGTCGGCCTCTCCCGGGCCACCGACCGGCTCGTCGTCGTAGGTGACCCGGACACCATCACGCACGCCGGCGACGAGGTCTCGCGCATCCTCGTCGACGCCGCGAGTACAGTCGGCGCCACATCAGGGGACGAGGAGAGCAGGGGATCATGAACGAGCACCCGCCGGGTTGGTACGACCACGAGGGCGAACGTCGCTACTGGGACGGGCAGCAGTGGACGCACTCCACGTCCGTGCCACCGGGCCCCGCCCCGGGCGCCCCGCCGCAGGGCCAGGTGATGCCCTACGGGCAGCAGAGTGGCTCCGGGGGCCAGCCGCCCCCCTTCGCTCCCGGTGTGATGCCCGCCGCGCGCAAGGAGCCGGCGTTGTCGTTGTTGGCATCCTTCTTCATCCCCGGGCTCGGGGAGATGATCAACGGCGACGTCGGGATCGGGGTGGCCTTCCTCAGCGCCTACGTCGGCGGCTGGGTCCTGGTCGTCTGCCTGGGCTGGATCCTCATCGGCTTCATCGGTCTCCCGATCGCCCTCGGCGCCTGGATCTG
The DNA window shown above is from Janibacter sp. A1S7 and carries:
- a CDS encoding NERD domain-containing protein produces the protein MAPQLIPQDPRFTTESEQVVWERLRDSLRPEDTLIANLRLTDSRKDHEADLVLVLPDAGVVVVEVKGGKVRIEDGAWSTVRRGKRVPIHPVDQARESRYAIRQYVESDRRWADSSRTRVRFAHAVVTPFVGLGQDFDLPDCPRWMIHDKHDMPDLARRLADIPIGLENNRRIPTDDDCAVIVDILTARGTDAVPSVADEADERQHRADRLTEEQSQILRVTRLLRRVEIRGGAGSGKTVLALTQARQLAAGRDGRPAERVALLCYSIGLATHFTREVATWPHRQRPSFVGTFEDLANLWGVPSGSRDDPDYWEETLPALMAERAAELAPGERYDSFVVDEAQDFAESWWRPLIAALTDESDGGLFIYSDENQRLFNRFGRPPVPLVPLVLDHNLRNTKQIAEVFKPLAPLRMRLEGGDGPDVTFVPTSADDAVGTADDQVDLLIDEGWEPGHIALLTTGHRHPVQVERQEELGQDGYWRTFWEDEDVFFGHVLGAKGMERRVVVLSVNEDGTRERFRERLYVGLSRATDRLVVVGDPDTITHAGDEVSRILVDAASTVGATSGDEESRGS